Proteins encoded in a region of the Tepidibacillus fermentans genome:
- the ymfI gene encoding elongation factor P 5-aminopentanone reductase → MKQLALITGASSTIGIAIAKVLAENGTPLILHYYRNKKRIDDLRREFPENDFWAFTEDLSTIEGIENLFFQIKKIGIHPTILINNVGIPHYGLIQDVTFTEYQKIMNLMVMSTFFCSQKAISNMLSQKFGRIINISSIWGQVGAANEVLYSMAKGAIDTFTKALAKELAPSGITVNAIAPGIVLSPMMEDFSKEELEIMKNEIPMNRFAQPEEIAYLVLHLLRPESSYITGQIIRMDGGWY, encoded by the coding sequence ATGAAACAATTGGCTTTAATTACTGGTGCATCGAGCACAATTGGTATCGCAATTGCAAAGGTCTTAGCGGAAAATGGAACACCTCTAATCCTTCATTATTACCGAAATAAAAAAAGAATCGATGATTTAAGAAGAGAATTTCCTGAAAACGATTTTTGGGCATTTACAGAGGATTTATCCACAATAGAAGGAATAGAGAATCTTTTTTTTCAAATTAAAAAAATTGGTATACACCCTACGATTTTAATTAACAATGTGGGCATACCTCATTATGGTTTAATCCAAGATGTCACTTTTACAGAATATCAAAAAATAATGAATCTAATGGTTATGAGCACTTTTTTTTGTTCTCAAAAAGCAATTTCGAATATGCTTTCGCAAAAATTTGGCCGAATTATTAACATTTCGTCGATTTGGGGGCAAGTTGGTGCAGCGAATGAGGTTTTATATTCGATGGCAAAGGGAGCAATTGATACGTTTACAAAAGCTTTAGCCAAAGAATTAGCTCCTTCTGGTATTACTGTAAATGCAATTGCTCCCGGCATCGTATTATCACCGATGATGGAAGATTTTTCGAAAGAAGAATTAGAAATCATGAAAAATGAAATACCTATGAATCGTTTTGCACAACCAGAAGAAATCGCTTATCTCGTTCTTCATCTTTTACGACCAGAATCTTCATATATCACTGGCCAAATCATCCGAATGGATGGTGGATGGTATTAA
- a CDS encoding DUF3243 domain-containing protein, whose translation MSVLDNFQNWKQFLNERVDQAQGMGLDNDTISNLAYQIGDYLAKQVDPKNEEERLLKDLWDHSNEEQQKVLAQIMVQLVDKK comes from the coding sequence ATGTCTGTTCTCGACAACTTCCAAAATTGGAAACAATTTCTTAATGAACGAGTAGATCAAGCTCAAGGCATGGGATTAGATAATGATACCATCTCCAACTTGGCATATCAAATTGGAGATTATTTAGCAAAACAAGTGGACCCCAAAAATGAAGAAGAACGACTTCTTAAAGACCTTTGGGATCACAGTAACGAAGAACAACAAAAGGTACTTGCGCAAATTATGGTTCAGCTTGTTGACAAAAAATAA
- a CDS encoding DUF3388 domain-containing protein, whose protein sequence is MISQEAQPWYLEYKIHKNRPGLLGDISSMLGLMNVNIMAINGVDLQKRGMILHTNDMEKIELIGKVLKDVPDITLTAFRPPTILDRLAVRHGKYIDRDLYDKKTFRFIREEIGLLVDFLSEIFQNTGHQLIGIRGMPRVGKTESIVAGSVSANKKWILVSSTLLRQTIRSQLVDDELDPDNIFIIDGIVSTLRANDIHRNLIREILRMPSTKVIEHPDIFIRETEYELDDFDYIIELRNDPNEEITYDLINTSFSSFDIS, encoded by the coding sequence ATGATTTCTCAGGAGGCTCAGCCTTGGTATTTAGAATATAAGATACATAAGAACCGTCCTGGATTGTTAGGGGATATTTCTTCGATGCTTGGTTTAATGAATGTCAATATTATGGCCATAAATGGTGTAGACCTACAAAAAAGAGGTATGATCTTGCATACTAATGACATGGAAAAAATTGAACTAATTGGGAAAGTTTTGAAAGATGTGCCTGATATCACCTTAACCGCATTTCGTCCCCCTACGATTTTAGATCGTTTAGCTGTACGTCATGGAAAATATATTGATCGTGATTTATATGATAAAAAAACTTTTCGTTTTATACGGGAAGAAATTGGTTTACTCGTTGATTTTCTCAGTGAAATATTTCAAAATACCGGTCATCAATTAATTGGAATTCGAGGAATGCCTAGGGTAGGAAAAACAGAATCGATTGTTGCTGGAAGTGTATCTGCCAATAAAAAATGGATATTAGTTTCTTCTACTTTACTTAGGCAAACAATTAGAAGTCAATTGGTTGATGATGAGCTAGATCCAGATAACATTTTTATTATCGATGGTATTGTATCTACACTTCGAGCCAATGATATACATCGTAATTTAATTCGCGAAATTTTACGAATGCCTTCTACAAAAGTCATTGAACACCCAGATATTTTTATAAGGGAGACAGAATATGAACTCGATGATTTTGATTATATTATTGAACTAAGGAATGATCCGAATGAAGAAATCACTTATGATTTAATTAATACAAGTTTTAGTTCTTTTGACATTAGTTAA
- a CDS encoding helix-turn-helix domain-containing protein — translation MAEELGQLFRELRLKKGYSIEDIQEITKIRSRYIEAIEQGKLEDLPGHFYAKAFIKSYGEMVGLDPELIEQYQNLIPDPDLKELPSRTAHSLAKPPSKVGKYLKLSTIYVFIGIVLLLIYMLIVSMASDQPKESKGDLERTRLETTEKPTQKPNTLVNPPTTQKQTTEEPSEQQPVNLGIEVTKTSTTSYKNRSKDIYEVVSTQNQDIFIQLSFNDSCWFEIRKGGPRGKLIVMDTLGKGQVTDKIKLEDQELWIHLGNAAGVQLNVNDNKVTIANEPGPKYISIQKKKAQ, via the coding sequence TTGGCTGAAGAATTAGGACAGTTATTCCGTGAGCTTAGATTGAAAAAAGGTTATTCAATTGAAGATATCCAGGAAATTACAAAAATTAGATCTAGATATATTGAAGCGATCGAACAAGGAAAACTAGAAGATCTACCAGGACATTTTTATGCAAAGGCATTTATTAAAAGTTATGGTGAAATGGTTGGTTTAGATCCTGAACTTATTGAACAATATCAAAATTTGATACCTGATCCAGACCTTAAGGAATTACCATCTAGAACTGCTCATTCTTTAGCAAAGCCTCCGTCTAAAGTGGGGAAGTATCTTAAACTTTCTACAATTTATGTATTCATTGGTATTGTATTACTTCTGATTTATATGTTGATTGTTTCTATGGCGTCAGACCAGCCTAAGGAATCAAAAGGAGACCTTGAAAGAACCAGATTAGAAACGACGGAAAAACCAACTCAAAAACCGAATACTTTGGTGAATCCGCCAACTACCCAAAAGCAAACGACAGAAGAACCAAGCGAACAACAACCAGTGAATCTAGGTATTGAAGTAACAAAGACAAGTACAACCTCATATAAGAATCGGTCGAAAGATATTTATGAAGTAGTAAGTACTCAGAATCAAGATATATTCATTCAATTGAGTTTTAATGACAGTTGCTGGTTTGAGATTCGTAAAGGTGGCCCTCGCGGAAAATTAATTGTTATGGATACATTAGGAAAAGGTCAAGTTACGGATAAAATTAAATTAGAAGACCAAGAACTGTGGATTCATTTAGGAAATGCTGCTGGTGTTCAACTCAATGTCAACGATAATAAAGTTACAATAGCAAATGAACCAGGTCCTAAATATATTTCGATCCAAAAGAAAAAAGCCCAATAA